In one Acipenser ruthenus chromosome 10, fAciRut3.2 maternal haplotype, whole genome shotgun sequence genomic region, the following are encoded:
- the LOC117407111 gene encoding gastricsin-like — MMKVLVPILAFLAITDGLIRVPLMKFKSLYEQLLEEGQLKNFLTNQQLNSDGSYNEPLLNYKDMAYFGQISVGTPPQSFYVHFDTGSTHLWINSVYCKSEACTMHHLFNPEASSTYYSNGQPFSVHYGTGSLTGVIGYDTVSLQGLKVTNQEIGLSTNEPGNNFARPLHDGIMGMGFKQPGGMTPIVDTMIQENLLEEPIFAFYLTNSPGHGSEVVFGGVDPTHYTGEIHWVPVAPGSHWQLVMESFEIDHQETGWCSDGCSAIVDTGTSLLTCPPQFVNELYQKIGAQANEYGDYVVDCNNLNNLPTLTFIMNGAHLHLEPSFYTLENAKSNGQKYCRLGIEGSHEEYRDGQPFWTLGDIFIRQFYTVFDQGNTQVGFAKVAS; from the exons ATGATGAAAGTGCTGGTTCCTATCCTGGCTTTCCTGGCTATCACAGATGGACTCATTCG GGTTCCTCTCATGAAGTTTAAGTCCCTCTATGAGCAGCTCCTTGAGGAGGGACAGCTGAAGAACTTCCTTACGAATCAGCAGCTGAACTCTGATGGCTCCTACAATGAACCACTCCTGAACTACAAGGAT ATGGCCTACTTTGGACAAATCAGCGTCGGAACCCCACCTCAAAGCTTCTATGTCCATTTTGACACCGGCTCCACTCACTTATGGATTAACTCTGTCTACTGCAAGAGCGAGGCCTGCA CCATGCATCATCTGTTCAACCCTGAGGCATCCTCCACCTATTACAGCAATGGGCAACCCTTTTCGGTGCATTACGGCACTGGGAGCCTCACTGGGGTAATTGGGTATGACACTGTCTCT CTCCAAGGCCTTAAGGTCACAAACCAGGAGATCGGGCTGAGCACCAACGAACCTGGGAACAACTTTGCAAGACCACTGCATGATGGGATCATGGGAATGGGTTTCAAGCAGCCAGGGGGAATGACCCCTATTGTGGACACAATGATACAGGAAAACCTGTTGGAAGAACCCATCTTTGCTTTCTACCTGACCAA TTCTCCAGGACATGGAAGTGAGGTAGTGTTTGGAGGAGTAGATCCTACACACTACACTGGTGAAATCCACTGGGTTCCAGTCGCACCTGGAAGCCACTGGCAGCTTGTTATGGAAAG TTTTGAGATCGACCATCAGGAGACTGGCTGGTGCAGTGACGGATGCTCAGCTATCGTGGACACTGGTACCTCTCTCCTTACCTGCCCCCCACAATTTGTCAACGAGCTATACCAGAAAATTGGAGCTCAGGCCAACGAATATGGAGAT tacGTTGTAGACTGTAACAACCTGAACAACCTGCCCACTCTGACCTTTATTATGAATGGAGCACATTTGCATTTGGAGCCCTCTTTCTATACCTTG GAGAACGCAAAATCAAATGGCC AAAAGTACTGCAGGTTGGGCATTGAAGGTTCCCATGAGGAATATCGAGATGGACAACCCTTCTGGACTTTGGGAGATATCTTCATTAGGCAGTTTTACACTGTCTTCGACCAAGGGAACACCCAAGTCGGATTTGCTAAGGTGGCCTCATAA